The following proteins are co-located in the Eleginops maclovinus isolate JMC-PN-2008 ecotype Puerto Natales chromosome 23, JC_Emac_rtc_rv5, whole genome shotgun sequence genome:
- the LOC134859343 gene encoding transmembrane O-methyltransferase homolog isoform X1, whose translation MLPSVASSVFKMWLLVASAPLLPAIFMVSRRYRVKVSALCHRTLAWALRLLRGRVCVKSTHAFVFSRCTHGKADSVLQTYDLYADTHPSLCISPHMSEVLDEVVMRVRPPLVLELGMHCGYSSVRLLRLLPPAGRLITVELDPLTAELGEEIVLVSGFKHFQFQVLTSSSAEAIPTLPSLLTDLDKGTCEGFSLVLMDHDPQQFLPDLLSLEREELLRPSGCSIILIDRKQRAGNLTEILDHIGARPDCYCIKSERQGVTEIFYQKGSTGLDR comes from the exons A tGCTTCCTTCTGTCGCCTcctcagtttttaaaatgtggctCCTAGTTGCTTCCGCCCCCCTGCTTCCTGCCATCTTCATGGTATCCAGGCGATATCGAGTCAAAGTTTCCGCGCTGTGCCATCGAACCCTGGCCTGGGCTTTGAGGCTGCTGcgaggcagagtgtgtgtgaagagcaCCCACGCCTTCGTGTTCTCCAGATGCACCCATGGCAAAGCTGACAGCGTCTTGCAGACCTATGACCTCTACGCCgacacacacccctccctctGCATCAGCCCACACATGA GCGAGGTGTTGGATGAGGTGGTGATGAGAGTCCGTCCCCCCCTGGTGTTGGAGCTGGGAATGCACTGTGGTTACAGCTCTGTCCGCCTCCTGCgtctgctgccccctgctggcagGCTGATCACAGTGGAGCTGGACCCCCTCACTGCAGAGCTGGGGGAGGAAATCGTACTGGTGTCTGGATTCAAACACTTCCAG TTCCAGGTGTTGACTTCTAGCTCAGCTGAGGCCATCCCGACTTTGCCATCTTTACTCACTGATCTTGATAAAGGGACCTGTGAGGGCTTCAGTCTGGTGCTGATGGACCACGACCCCCAGCAGTTCCTTCCTGACCTGCTGTctctggagagagaggagctccTCCGCCCCTCCGGCTGCTCCATCATCCTGATCGACAGGAAGCAAAGAGCCGGAAATCTCACAGAAATCCTGGATCACATCGGAGCGAGGCCCGACTGCTACTGCATTAAATCAGAGCGCCAGGGTGTGACGGAGATCTTCTACCAGAAGGGAAGCACAGGGTTAGATAGGTga
- the LOC134859343 gene encoding transmembrane O-methyltransferase homolog isoform X2: MWLLVASAPLLPAIFMVSRRYRVKVSALCHRTLAWALRLLRGRVCVKSTHAFVFSRCTHGKADSVLQTYDLYADTHPSLCISPHMSEVLDEVVMRVRPPLVLELGMHCGYSSVRLLRLLPPAGRLITVELDPLTAELGEEIVLVSGFKHFQFQVLTSSSAEAIPTLPSLLTDLDKGTCEGFSLVLMDHDPQQFLPDLLSLEREELLRPSGCSIILIDRKQRAGNLTEILDHIGARPDCYCIKSERQGVTEIFYQKGSTGLDR; this comes from the exons atgtggctCCTAGTTGCTTCCGCCCCCCTGCTTCCTGCCATCTTCATGGTATCCAGGCGATATCGAGTCAAAGTTTCCGCGCTGTGCCATCGAACCCTGGCCTGGGCTTTGAGGCTGCTGcgaggcagagtgtgtgtgaagagcaCCCACGCCTTCGTGTTCTCCAGATGCACCCATGGCAAAGCTGACAGCGTCTTGCAGACCTATGACCTCTACGCCgacacacacccctccctctGCATCAGCCCACACATGA GCGAGGTGTTGGATGAGGTGGTGATGAGAGTCCGTCCCCCCCTGGTGTTGGAGCTGGGAATGCACTGTGGTTACAGCTCTGTCCGCCTCCTGCgtctgctgccccctgctggcagGCTGATCACAGTGGAGCTGGACCCCCTCACTGCAGAGCTGGGGGAGGAAATCGTACTGGTGTCTGGATTCAAACACTTCCAG TTCCAGGTGTTGACTTCTAGCTCAGCTGAGGCCATCCCGACTTTGCCATCTTTACTCACTGATCTTGATAAAGGGACCTGTGAGGGCTTCAGTCTGGTGCTGATGGACCACGACCCCCAGCAGTTCCTTCCTGACCTGCTGTctctggagagagaggagctccTCCGCCCCTCCGGCTGCTCCATCATCCTGATCGACAGGAAGCAAAGAGCCGGAAATCTCACAGAAATCCTGGATCACATCGGAGCGAGGCCCGACTGCTACTGCATTAAATCAGAGCGCCAGGGTGTGACGGAGATCTTCTACCAGAAGGGAAGCACAGGGTTAGATAGGTga